The Methanobacterium sp. BAmetb5 genome includes a region encoding these proteins:
- a CDS encoding MDR family MFS transporter, protein MTANYENHPPLGKKKLIMVMGGLMVGLLVAAFDYSIMGTTMPQIINSLQGMEYYAWPFTAYMLSSTISLILFGKLSDIYGRKHVLILGIIIFIVTSVLCGFSTSMLQLIIFRGLQGIGGGILLSLPFTVIGEIFSPRERAKYMGILGSVFGVADVLGPILGGVITDTWGWRWVFFVNVPIGIMAVTIILYSLPNFKLPDVKKVIDYGGIVTFTLALSALILALTLAGEGVYSWTLVAGLILLSGISFAGFFWAEKKAVEPILPLHLFKNSIFNVSSVESFLAAALMFSGVIYVPLFAQEVLGMSATHSGLIMIPMLFSLTLASIITGQIIAWTGKYKKLVIAEFIITGIGVVLLATMNADTPYYLLILYSTVLGIGSGMAYNLFNVAVQNAFPLREIGIVTASMRFFRNIGTIVFVPLFGYIMNFTLARATALTTNSQALVLSIQNIFLVAIVLALAGLFISFFMEEIPLGGDELVNLDGGEEANIPDMKGNY, encoded by the coding sequence ATGACTGCAAACTATGAAAACCATCCCCCACTTGGCAAAAAGAAATTAATCATGGTTATGGGTGGATTGATGGTGGGGCTTCTTGTTGCTGCCTTTGATTACTCCATCATGGGGACCACCATGCCCCAGATTATTAACAGCCTGCAGGGGATGGAATATTATGCCTGGCCATTTACCGCCTACATGTTAAGTTCCACCATTTCCCTCATCCTCTTTGGTAAATTATCTGATATCTACGGTAGAAAACATGTGCTGATCTTGGGAATCATCATCTTCATTGTAACCTCCGTCCTGTGTGGTTTCTCCACCAGCATGTTGCAACTGATAATATTCCGAGGTCTGCAGGGGATTGGAGGCGGAATTTTATTATCCCTACCCTTTACGGTTATTGGAGAAATTTTCAGCCCCCGGGAAAGGGCCAAATATATGGGAATACTGGGGTCAGTGTTCGGGGTGGCCGATGTTCTGGGACCAATCCTGGGAGGGGTGATCACCGATACCTGGGGCTGGAGATGGGTGTTCTTTGTGAACGTTCCCATTGGAATCATGGCCGTGACCATAATCCTTTATTCTCTGCCCAACTTCAAATTACCCGATGTTAAAAAGGTCATTGATTATGGGGGGATCGTTACCTTTACCCTGGCTTTAAGTGCACTGATCCTGGCCTTAACCCTGGCCGGGGAAGGAGTTTATTCATGGACTCTGGTAGCGGGACTCATCCTGCTTTCCGGAATCAGTTTCGCCGGGTTTTTCTGGGCGGAGAAAAAGGCGGTAGAACCAATTTTGCCCCTGCATCTATTTAAGAATTCAATATTCAACGTGTCCTCTGTAGAAAGTTTTCTGGCAGCGGCATTGATGTTTAGTGGGGTTATTTATGTCCCCTTATTTGCACAGGAGGTTTTAGGTATGAGTGCCACCCATTCTGGGCTTATCATGATCCCTATGCTATTCAGCCTTACCCTGGCCTCCATAATCACCGGGCAGATCATAGCCTGGACTGGGAAGTACAAGAAACTGGTCATTGCCGAGTTTATCATAACTGGAATAGGGGTGGTGCTCCTGGCTACCATGAACGCAGATACACCCTATTATCTGTTGATACTCTATTCCACAGTTCTGGGTATTGGTTCCGGGATGGCCTATAACCTTTTCAATGTGGCGGTGCAGAATGCATTCCCCCTGCGAGAAATAGGCATTGTAACCGCTTCTATGCGGTTTTTCAGAAACATTGGTACCATTGTATTCGTTCCCCTCTTTGGATACATAATGAATTTCACCCTGGCCCGGGCCACCGCCCTTACTACTAATTCCCAGGCTCTGGTACTTTCCATCCAGAATATTTTCCTGGTGGCCATTGTACTGGCCTTGGCGGGACTGTTTATCTCCTTCTTCATGGAAGAGATACCTTTAGGTGGAGATGAACTTGTTAACCTGGATGGGGGAGAAGAAGCTAATATTCCAGATATGAAAGGAAACTACTAA
- a CDS encoding DUF169 domain-containing protein, producing the protein MDFRMLGNSLNELLKLENEPVAIKWSVRPPQNVEKEEGKSRFCAKLQKAINGAVFYSTLEEEECMGGARYSGLKDMGEYPANVQSGAFMIPNGLFKDIPAVQRSRENEEYINPGIFSAILFSPLNKAEFDPDVVFLACNAQQGMEILHANAYDSGEHGLGADAAPVCSSMAAAPYMTGKVTYGFGDVGARSNMDVEPGEIMVSIPASALSRIVSNLSQMRTKRFFKEE; encoded by the coding sequence ATGGATTTTAGAATGTTAGGAAACAGTTTAAATGAACTTTTAAAATTGGAAAATGAACCAGTGGCCATAAAATGGTCAGTGCGCCCTCCGCAAAATGTAGAGAAAGAGGAAGGTAAATCAAGATTCTGTGCCAAGCTTCAAAAAGCTATAAACGGTGCGGTATTTTACTCCACCCTGGAAGAGGAAGAATGTATGGGCGGAGCCCGATACTCCGGACTTAAGGACATGGGCGAATACCCAGCCAATGTGCAGAGCGGAGCATTCATGATACCCAATGGCCTGTTTAAGGATATTCCTGCAGTACAGCGCTCAAGGGAAAATGAAGAATATATAAATCCTGGAATTTTTAGTGCGATTCTTTTCTCTCCCCTCAATAAGGCAGAGTTCGACCCCGACGTAGTATTCCTGGCCTGCAATGCCCAACAGGGAATGGAAATACTCCACGCCAATGCCTACGATTCCGGAGAACATGGACTGGGGGCTGACGCTGCCCCAGTATGTAGTTCAATGGCTGCAGCCCCTTACATGACTGGTAAGGTCACCTATGGGTTTGGTGATGTAGGGGCCCGGAGTAACATGGATGTTGAACCCGGAGAGATTATGGTCAGTATTCCGGCCAGTGCCCTGTCCCGCATTGTTTCTAATTTGAGTCAGATGCGAACTAAAAGGTTCTTTAAGGAAGAATAA
- a CDS encoding serine/threonine-protein kinase, with product MVKNKFKEWKIGNSINQGGQGQIFLATNKNYEGKQFILKKLINIGRIARFKDEIKAGLELDHPNIIKVVDYDYENNSPFIVTEYYPIGTLEDFRLDKLTFEEKLVIFRKIVEAVAFAHENNVIHRDLKPENIFLNNKLEPVIGDFGLCFFSDDGNRVTITSEAVGSRYYMAPELADGRIDEVPYSADIYSLGKIFYWILTGVIFDREKHRAPNYDITKINPQREFFLINDFLDNMIVEDHNKRFTDAKHALKEFNSLNQRIRMGANLVDPDVPQTCIYCGSGQYKKVKYVKDGIIPMTAAEYYFNFRKLEEDNWTFLWCDKCNNIQFFHPLFKGETDKWKKKK from the coding sequence ATGGTGAAAAATAAATTCAAAGAGTGGAAAATTGGTAATTCTATTAATCAAGGGGGTCAAGGACAAATTTTCCTTGCCACTAACAAGAATTACGAAGGAAAACAGTTTATATTGAAGAAGTTGATTAATATAGGGCGAATTGCTAGATTTAAGGATGAGATTAAAGCGGGTCTTGAATTAGACCACCCAAATATTATTAAAGTTGTTGATTATGATTATGAAAATAATTCTCCATTTATTGTCACAGAATATTATCCCATTGGAACTTTAGAAGATTTTAGATTAGATAAATTAACATTTGAGGAAAAATTAGTTATTTTTAGAAAAATTGTTGAAGCTGTTGCATTTGCCCATGAAAATAATGTTATCCATAGAGATCTTAAACCAGAAAATATTTTTTTGAATAATAAACTTGAACCAGTTATTGGAGATTTTGGGCTATGTTTTTTTAGTGATGATGGAAATCGAGTAACTATAACTAGTGAAGCTGTGGGTTCTAGATATTACATGGCACCTGAACTTGCTGATGGGAGAATTGATGAAGTTCCTTATTCTGCAGACATTTATTCTCTTGGTAAAATATTTTATTGGATTTTAACTGGTGTGATTTTTGATAGGGAAAAACATAGAGCCCCTAATTATGATATTACTAAAATTAATCCTCAAAGAGAATTTTTTTTGATAAATGATTTTCTTGATAACATGATCGTTGAAGATCATAATAAACGTTTTACCGATGCTAAACATGCTTTGAAGGAATTCAATTCATTGAATCAACGTATAAGGATGGGTGCAAATTTGGTTGATCCTGATGTTCCTCAAACTTGTATTTATTGTGGAAGTGGACAGTATAAGAAAGTTAAATATGTCAAGGATGGAATTATTCCGATGACTGCAGCAGAATATTATTTTAACTTTCGTAAATTGGAAGAAGATAACTGGACTTTTTTATGGTGTGATAAGTGTAATAATATTCAATTTTTTCATCCACTCTTCAAAGGTGAGACTGATAAATGGAAAAAAAAGAAATAA
- a CDS encoding MFS transporter, whose product MSSSPYKWGVVLIACMAIFIIVLDSSAMNVAISTLVVELNTTVSIIQGIIAIYALIIASFMLLGSKIQDILGRRKTFLMGLIIYACGTITATLSINAGMLLLGWAILEGVGAAMILPATTTIVGSSYEGKDKVTAFGIWGGIAAVGAAVGPIVGGIFTTYLSWRLVFGSELVFVAGILIFRHYLTESEPTLKWKDLDIVGVFLSVISLILIVLGILFLTRPEYWGYVAVLVGSGSILFILFLWWQRRRINKGLEPLSDITLLKDRLFGLGTLNNVIQQIPLAGFLFIIPVFLQQVTKLNAFDTGLTLLPASMVILICSLLGAKLSSRIDSKYVLMIGFLIAAAGTFILSGVFNVNTQMQDLIPGTVVFGVGIGFLLSQLTNLTMAAAGKDQETDASGLLNCFKNLGYSMGTALIGVLLLLSVFSGLTAGIESTGLVDNTTKSEIHDGLFNYMEKMQTGTPQIPPQLVPYAPRIIDTTISSAMRQTFTILSLILLLGFFTSLFIPSRKNPS is encoded by the coding sequence ATGAGCAGTAGTCCATATAAATGGGGAGTAGTTTTGATTGCCTGTATGGCAATTTTTATCATTGTTTTAGATTCATCAGCAATGAATGTGGCTATCAGTACCCTGGTTGTGGAGTTGAACACCACAGTGTCCATTATACAGGGCATAATTGCTATATACGCTCTTATAATTGCTTCTTTTATGCTGTTAGGTAGTAAGATACAGGATATTCTGGGGCGTAGGAAAACATTTTTAATGGGCCTTATCATCTATGCCTGCGGTACAATTACCGCCACCTTGAGCATCAATGCGGGGATGCTCCTGTTAGGATGGGCTATTCTGGAGGGTGTTGGTGCGGCCATGATCCTGCCGGCCACCACCACCATTGTGGGATCCAGTTACGAAGGGAAAGATAAAGTTACCGCCTTTGGGATATGGGGCGGTATTGCCGCGGTGGGAGCTGCAGTGGGACCCATAGTTGGAGGAATTTTCACCACCTACCTCAGTTGGAGGCTGGTGTTTGGTTCCGAACTGGTTTTTGTTGCCGGTATACTGATCTTCAGGCACTACTTAACTGAATCAGAACCAACCCTTAAATGGAAAGATTTAGATATAGTGGGAGTGTTTTTATCGGTAATTTCATTGATATTAATAGTTCTGGGCATCCTTTTCCTCACCCGTCCAGAATACTGGGGATATGTTGCGGTCCTGGTGGGATCAGGTTCCATCCTCTTCATTTTATTCCTGTGGTGGCAGAGAAGACGAATCAACAAGGGTTTAGAACCATTATCTGACATTACTCTCCTCAAAGATCGTTTGTTTGGTTTAGGGACCTTGAACAATGTTATACAGCAGATACCCCTGGCTGGTTTTCTCTTCATTATTCCGGTATTTCTGCAGCAGGTAACTAAATTGAATGCCTTTGACACCGGGTTAACTCTTTTACCGGCTTCCATGGTTATTCTTATCTGTTCCCTCCTGGGTGCAAAGTTATCATCCAGGATAGATTCTAAATACGTTTTGATGATTGGATTTTTGATAGCAGCAGCTGGGACATTTATACTGAGTGGGGTGTTCAATGTGAATACCCAGATGCAGGATCTGATACCCGGAACTGTGGTTTTCGGGGTGGGAATCGGATTTTTACTTTCCCAGTTAACCAACCTCACCATGGCTGCTGCCGGTAAAGATCAGGAAACAGATGCATCTGGTTTGTTGAACTGTTTTAAAAATCTTGGTTATTCCATGGGAACCGCACTTATCGGGGTTTTACTCTTACTGAGTGTATTCAGTGGCCTTACTGCAGGGATAGAATCCACTGGTCTGGTAGATAACACCACTAAGAGTGAGATCCATGATGGTCTCTTCAATTACATGGAAAAAATGCAAACTGGAACCCCCCAAATACCCCCACAACTGGTTCCCTACGCTCCCCGGATCATCGATACAACCATCAGTTCTGCCATGAGACAGACCTTCACCATATTATCATTGATCCTGCTTTTAGGGTTCTTTACCAGCCTGTTTATTCCTTCCAGGAAAAATCCCAGTTGA
- a CDS encoding sodium:proton antiporter, with amino-acid sequence MEFQSVAFSVAIIILLGLLASKLFNRIKLLGLLGMLILGIVIGPYGFNLIDKAIMAISGDLRAIALIIILLRAGFGIHMESLRKVGMSAVKMSFIPDVVEGLTVMFVSHYLLGLPLIEAGMLGFVIAAVSPAVIVPQMLSFIKRRMGTGKGIPLIILTGASVDDVVSITIFSIFLGIYGGQQVNYLVSVLSIPLQFILGILLGLVIAVILIYLFKRFNIRNTEKTLIILASAIILKNLGDVLSTWVPIAALVGVMVIGFVILEKMPELGMQLSSKFDKIWIFAEILLFVLVGAQVNIYLAASFALVGLTIIIIGLAARSAGVYLALAGSNLNLQEKIFCIIAYMPKATVQAAIGAIPLSMGVASGQEILAIAVIAILFTAPLGAMGVSWYGEKALKVDENAVSKEIMAK; translated from the coding sequence ATGGAATTTCAGTCTGTGGCCTTTAGCGTAGCCATTATAATATTACTGGGCCTCCTGGCCAGCAAACTCTTCAACCGGATCAAATTACTGGGATTACTGGGAATGCTCATTCTGGGGATAGTGATTGGTCCTTACGGATTTAACCTGATCGATAAAGCTATAATGGCAATATCTGGGGATTTAAGGGCCATAGCTCTTATCATAATCCTATTAAGGGCTGGATTTGGGATCCACATGGAGAGCCTGCGTAAAGTGGGAATGTCCGCGGTTAAAATGAGTTTCATACCTGATGTGGTGGAGGGATTAACCGTCATGTTCGTATCCCACTACCTCTTAGGTTTACCCCTTATCGAAGCAGGTATGTTGGGTTTTGTAATAGCCGCAGTATCCCCGGCAGTCATCGTACCCCAGATGCTCAGTTTTATCAAGAGAAGAATGGGAACTGGTAAGGGAATACCCCTCATCATCCTGACCGGTGCCTCTGTGGACGATGTGGTTTCCATAACCATATTCTCCATATTCCTGGGGATTTACGGAGGCCAGCAGGTGAACTACCTGGTGAGCGTTCTCAGCATACCTCTGCAGTTTATACTGGGGATACTGCTGGGACTGGTCATAGCTGTCATCCTGATATACCTCTTCAAACGTTTCAACATACGAAACACCGAGAAAACCCTGATCATCCTGGCCTCGGCCATAATACTGAAAAATCTGGGGGATGTGCTGAGTACCTGGGTGCCCATAGCCGCCCTGGTAGGGGTCATGGTCATTGGATTTGTTATACTGGAGAAAATGCCGGAACTGGGAATGCAACTATCCAGTAAATTCGATAAGATCTGGATATTTGCGGAGATACTCCTCTTCGTCCTGGTGGGAGCCCAGGTAAACATCTACCTGGCGGCATCCTTCGCGTTGGTAGGTCTGACCATAATCATAATCGGTTTGGCCGCCCGCAGTGCCGGGGTTTACCTGGCCCTGGCTGGATCAAACCTCAATCTACAGGAGAAAATATTCTGCATAATAGCCTACATGCCCAAGGCCACAGTACAGGCCGCCATAGGTGCCATACCATTATCCATGGGTGTGGCTTCCGGGCAGGAGATCCTGGCCATAGCCGTAATTGCCATACTATTCACCGCACCTTTAGGAGCCATGGGAGTGAGCTGGTACGGTGAAAAAGCACTAAAAGTAGATGAAAATGCCGTGAGCAAGGAGATAATGGCTAAATAA
- a CDS encoding DUF3795 domain-containing protein — protein MKDENLVAYCGLYCGDCYNYTGSIADMARDLRKELRKNKFTEVAKAMPFKEFDNYQECYECLGAMVKLRCKGCKDGFRSKFCKIAKCAQKREYQGCWECDEFQTCEKFDFLKPIHKESNIKNLRKIKRQGIDGFLEGKRHW, from the coding sequence ATGAAAGATGAAAATTTAGTAGCTTATTGTGGGCTTTATTGTGGTGATTGTTATAATTACACAGGCTCCATTGCTGATATGGCTCGGGACTTACGAAAAGAGTTAAGGAAGAATAAATTTACAGAAGTCGCCAAAGCGATGCCTTTCAAAGAATTTGATAATTACCAGGAATGCTATGAATGTTTGGGGGCTATGGTAAAGTTAAGATGTAAAGGATGCAAGGATGGTTTCAGATCTAAATTTTGTAAAATAGCCAAATGCGCCCAGAAGAGAGAATACCAAGGATGCTGGGAATGTGATGAATTTCAAACTTGTGAGAAGTTCGACTTCCTAAAGCCCATTCACAAGGAATCCAATATAAAAAATCTTCGCAAGATAAAAAGACAAGGAATTGATGGTTTTCTTGAAGGGAAGAGACATTGGTAA
- a CDS encoding TetR/AcrR family transcriptional regulator: protein MSLAKWKEREREERKNDIIKAARSLFAEKTFDDVTMDEIAREVGLGKSTLYLYFKNKESLYFAVVLGGIRIWYKSIKSEVEKGDTGLEKFILYGKANRGFSNKYPDYFRLLYSPTSIKKEFDPDKMNRSEEFQEVKDLFKKIMSIGIDSIQKGIDDGEIRQDVDPTEAAILLSVIYNGRVNMGDWARDLLENKDIDDDKFDKDIGDLFLHMLRK from the coding sequence ATGTCACTGGCAAAATGGAAGGAAAGAGAAAGAGAAGAACGTAAAAACGATATCATCAAGGCAGCCCGGAGTTTATTCGCTGAAAAAACCTTTGATGATGTTACCATGGATGAAATAGCCCGGGAAGTTGGGCTGGGCAAAAGTACACTTTATCTCTACTTTAAGAATAAAGAATCCCTGTACTTTGCCGTGGTCTTAGGCGGTATTCGCATCTGGTATAAATCAATTAAATCAGAGGTTGAAAAAGGAGATACTGGCTTAGAAAAGTTCATATTGTATGGGAAAGCAAATAGGGGGTTTTCCAATAAATATCCAGATTATTTCCGGCTGTTATATTCTCCCACCTCCATTAAAAAAGAATTTGACCCGGATAAGATGAACCGCAGTGAAGAGTTCCAGGAAGTGAAGGACTTATTCAAAAAAATAATGTCCATAGGAATAGACTCCATACAAAAAGGCATAGATGATGGTGAAATCAGACAAGATGTGGACCCTACAGAAGCAGCTATTCTCCTATCAGTAATATACAATGGCCGGGTGAATATGGGTGACTGGGCTAGAGATTTACTGGAAAACAAGGACATTGATGACGATAAATTTGACAAAGACATCGGAGATCTATTCCTTCACATGTTAAGGAAGTAG
- a CDS encoding CPBP family intramembrane glutamic endopeptidase: protein MEHYLDMARDGKNNVWRYILGIFIILTVFYGYGIIVPESVDTWGPLVNYLIQDFSYILYFLAVVLVIKIIHKRSFKSLITPKKSLHWKLMGIGFTIYFVLMFLFSLLPQYLADPSSLSLNPNLWGFLIFLPFLLIIVPIQTTSEELFFRGYLLQATGFLSRNFILLAILNGILFMLPHLANPEVAQAPLTAIIDWVVFGFVMAYLTLKSGTLEMAIAAHASNNLFITVISNYQGSVFSTPSLLVTSTSEATTAADGDLVFLLISILTTILIPVLYYLLMFKIPQIKKYRDMS from the coding sequence ATGGAACATTATTTAGATATGGCTCGTGATGGAAAGAATAATGTGTGGAGATATATTCTGGGAATATTCATAATATTAACTGTCTTTTATGGTTACGGTATAATCGTACCCGAGTCGGTGGATACCTGGGGTCCCCTGGTGAACTATCTTATCCAGGATTTTTCGTATATCCTTTACTTCCTGGCAGTGGTATTGGTAATAAAGATTATTCACAAAAGATCATTTAAATCTTTAATAACTCCTAAAAAATCATTGCACTGGAAATTAATGGGGATAGGATTTACAATATACTTTGTTCTAATGTTCCTCTTTTCATTACTGCCCCAGTACCTGGCAGATCCTTCATCACTCTCATTGAACCCGAATCTCTGGGGATTTCTGATCTTCCTACCATTTCTACTGATTATAGTACCTATCCAGACCACCTCGGAGGAGCTTTTCTTCAGAGGATACCTGCTTCAGGCAACAGGATTTTTAAGTAGGAATTTCATTCTTCTGGCTATTTTAAATGGGATACTCTTCATGTTGCCCCATCTTGCCAATCCGGAAGTTGCACAGGCCCCCTTAACTGCCATCATAGACTGGGTAGTGTTTGGTTTTGTAATGGCCTACCTTACTCTTAAAAGTGGCACCCTTGAAATGGCAATAGCAGCCCATGCCTCAAACAACTTATTCATAACCGTAATATCTAACTATCAGGGTTCAGTATTTAGCACACCTTCTCTTCTGGTAACCAGCACCAGCGAAGCTACCACTGCTGCAGATGGTGATCTGGTCTTCCTTTTAATATCCATCTTAACCACCATTCTTATACCGGTGTTGTACTACCTTTTAATGTTCAAGATACCTCAAATCAAGAAATACAGGGATATGAGTTGA
- the dapB gene encoding 4-hydroxy-tetrahydrodipicolinate reductase encodes MIKVAVNGAGGRISSKIVKTVLKTEDMEVVAAIGRENTPHEGKDIGEMVGVGKIGVPVTGAQMLSEVLNDKKVDVMIDFTSAQTAVEAIQTAAECGVNVVVGTTGFSDPQMDEIKKSIKENRVKAVISPNMAVGVNVFFKIIRDLAQILNDWDVEIIEAHHKHKTDAPSGTALKAYHIIADELGIGGDESLICGRQGIVGARSPGEIGVHAVRGGDIVGDHTVLFAGEGERLEIIHRAGTRQAFVTGVIKAVQYVMESPEETKGKISTMEDVLSLK; translated from the coding sequence ATGATTAAAGTGGCAGTAAATGGCGCCGGTGGGAGGATAAGTTCTAAAATAGTTAAAACCGTTCTTAAAACCGAGGATATGGAAGTAGTGGCAGCCATCGGAAGAGAAAACACTCCACATGAAGGAAAAGACATAGGGGAAATGGTGGGAGTGGGGAAGATTGGTGTCCCGGTAACTGGTGCACAGATGCTTTCTGAGGTTTTAAATGACAAAAAAGTAGATGTTATGATTGATTTTACCAGTGCCCAGACCGCGGTGGAGGCCATCCAAACTGCAGCAGAATGTGGGGTTAACGTAGTGGTGGGGACCACCGGATTTTCAGACCCGCAAATGGATGAAATAAAAAAATCCATCAAAGAAAACCGGGTAAAGGCAGTTATTTCTCCCAACATGGCCGTGGGGGTGAACGTGTTCTTTAAGATCATCCGGGATCTGGCACAGATTCTGAATGACTGGGATGTGGAAATTATTGAGGCCCATCATAAACACAAGACTGATGCACCTTCCGGCACAGCACTTAAAGCCTACCACATAATAGCCGATGAACTGGGAATAGGTGGGGATGAATCCCTGATATGTGGTCGGCAAGGAATAGTTGGTGCACGAAGTCCAGGGGAGATAGGTGTGCATGCAGTTCGTGGTGGGGATATTGTGGGGGACCACACTGTACTCTTTGCCGGTGAAGGGGAAAGATTGGAAATTATCCACCGGGCCGGGACCAGGCAAGCATTTGTAACTGGAGTGATTAAAGCCGTGCAGTATGTCATGGAATCCCCGGAAGAAACTAAGGGAAAAATCAGCACTATGGAAGATGTTCTCAGTTTGAAATAG